The sequence GCAGGTGCGCGGCTCGAAGCGCGACGGTCGGGGTGGCGGTCAGAGCAGGGCCGGGGCCAGGCGTTCGTACTGGTCGGCGGCCGAGGCCAGGTCGGGGGTGAACACCGTCACGCAGACGTGGTCGGCTCCCGCGTCGAGGTGCCCCTGGATCCGTTCGGCGACGGCGGCCTCGTCGCCCCAGTTGAAGCAGGCGTCGATCACCTCGTCGGAGCCACCGCCGGAGACCGCTTCGTCCCCGTATCCGAGCGCCTTGAGCGAGCGGCCGTAGGGCGAGCCCGGAAGCGCCAGCATCTGGGTCCCCCTCGCGAGTCCGCGCGCCTTCACCGGATCCGTCTCAAGGATGGCGGTCTGCATGACGACGAGCAGTTTGTCGTCGCCGAGCCTTTCTCGGGCCTGCCTGGTGTGCTCGACGGGCATCGCGGCGGGGAGTGCCCCGTCCGCGCGGTCCCGGGCCAGTTCCTGCATCTTCGGGCCGAGGGCCGCCAGCAGCCGCGGGAAGGGCTTCTCGGGCACCGGTGCCGCTTCGACGGCCGCGTCCATGCCGTCGAGGTACTCGCGCATCCGGGTCAGCGGGCTGGTCCACTTCTGCCCGCTCTGCTCCACGATCGCCCCCATGCTGACGCCCACGCCGAGCGCGAGCCGTCCGGGGTGGGCGTCGGCCAGGACCGACGCGGCGCCCTGCATGGCGGCGGGATGCCGCGCCCACAGGTTCGCGATCGCCGAGCCGAGAACGATCCGCTCCGTCGCGGCGAGCATCACGCTCAGCTGCGTGAACACCTCCCGGCCGCCGATGGCCTCGTTCACCCAGATCGCCCCGTAGCCCGCCCGCTCCACACGCTGCGCCGCACTCCGCCATGCGTCGGCCGGCGCGATGGGCGTCACGAGCCCGACGCCGATCCTGCCGAGCCCGGCCCGCGCCTCGTCCACCGCCGTCATCGGTCCTCCTATAATCGGAACGAGCAACCCGCTTGGGACGTTACCGGAACGTCCGCCCCGTTTGTCAACCGATGAAGGAGGCGCCGGGTGAGCGGACGGCCCCAGCGCGCCGACGCGCGCCGGAACCGTGAACGCATCCTCGAGGCCGCGTTCGAGGCGTTCGCCGCGGACGGCCGCCTCGTCCCGCTCGACGACATCGCCCGCCGTGCGGGTGTCGGTGCCGGGACGGTCTACCGCCACTTCCCGACCAAGGAAGCCCTGTTCCAGGCGGTCGTCACGGATCGCGTCGAGCGGATCGTGGACGAGGCGCAGGCCCTCGTCCACGCGGAGGAGCCGGGGGAAGCCTTCTACGGCTTCCTCATGTGGGTCGTGGAGCGCGCGATGTTCAACCACGCCCTGTGCGACGCCTTGGCCGCGGACCTGCGAGCGCTCGACGCCTGCCGCACGGACGAGCAGTTCACCGCGGCTCTGGCCGAGCTGCTTCGGCGGGCGCAGTCCGTCGGCGAGGTCCGCGCGGACGTGAACGTGCACGACGTTCGCACCCTCCTCGTCGGGGCCATGCTGATGGAACGCCGGCAGCGCCCCGAGGGCGGTCCCGGACGCATGACGGCACTGGTGTGCGACGCCCTCCGTCCCGTAACGAAAGGAGACGAAACATCGTCCGGGGAGCGTAACGAAAGACGGTGCGAGGTGTGCGGGAAGCCGCTGACCTCGGCGCCGACGGGACGTCCCGCCCGCTACTGCGCCGCCGCCTGCCGCCAGAAGGCCCACCGCCGCCGGAAAACCGCTTGAGCCGCGTAGGACTCCCGCGACACGCTGGCCAGATCATGCGCACACGCGAGATCCGTGCCTGTTACGACCGCGACTCGATCACCGTCTACCAGGCGTACGCCCCCGAGATCGGCGTCCCTGCCGCGAGGCACGGCACGTTCGTCCCGCCGTTCTCGCGGAGCCGCATGACCTGGATCAAACCGTCGTTCCTGTGGCTCATGGCCCGCAGCGACTGGGCGCGCAAACCCGGCCAGGAGACGATCCTCGCCGTCCGGATCGCCCGGGCCGGCTGGGAGGAGGCGCTCGGGCTGGCCGTCCCGACCGATCCCGACCGCCGCGTCTTCCGGAGCTCCGAGGACTGGCGCCGCCGGTTCGCGGAGGCGGTCGTGCATGTCCAATGGGACCCCGAACGCTCCCTCGACGGCCGGAAACTCGAAGCGCGCAGCATCCAGATAGGCCTCAGCCGCCACATCGTCGACCGCTACGTCGACGACTGGGTCCTCGGCATCGAGGACCTCACCCCGCTGGCCCGCAAGATCCAGGGGCTTCACAAGGCCGGGCGGATACCCCAGGCCAGAGCCCTGCTCCCCAAGGAACGCCCCTACCCCTTGACACCTGCCCTGACCGACCGCATCGGAGCGTCCGAGGAGCCGACGACCGCGCGTCGCGCCTAGTCAGCCTCGCGGCGCCCGGTTCCACTGCCGGCCGGGCGGTCCGGCCAATGCCGGGGGCCACGTTCCGCGGGTGCGCCCGCCATCCGGAGCATCTCACTGGCAAGCTTCGAAAGCGTCCCCCGAGTAGTGGCGGACGATCCGCATCATCGTGCGCGATAAGCCTCCAGGCGATCGGCGAGTTCCCGAGGCCGGCTCAGCGCGACCAGGTGTCCGCCGGGCATCTCGTCCACGGTGATTCCCAGCCGTTCGCCGACCACCCGCCGCTGGAACTCCAGCGGAAAGAGGCGGTCGTCGCGCGCTTGCAGGAACACGGTCGGAGTGCTGGGCCACTTGTGGAGCGGCCAAGGCTCCGCGAACGGGGTGGACGACTGCGGGGGCTCCTGCGCCAGCGCGACGGCCTTGACATCCTCCGGCACGTCGTGGAAGAAGCACTCCTCGACGTCGAACTCCGCGGACGGCGCCCGTCCCTCGCGGGCCGCCTGGTCGGACATCGCCTTCGCCTGGCCGGTGTTCCCCCACCAATCACCGCCCGTCTCGCCCGGCGACGGGGCCATGGCGTTGAGCAGCACCAGCAGGTCGACCGGCAGCCGCTCGCAGACGAGCGGTGCCGTGAGGCCGCCCATCGACTGCGCCACCAGGATGATGTCCGTCCGGTCGCCGATCGCCTCGACGACCGTGTCGGCGTATTTTGACAAGCCTGCAGCGTCATCACCGGCTGGAAGCTCGACGGCCACGGCCTCGTGCCCTCGCGCCCGCAACTCCGGCACCAGACGATGCCAGTACCAGGCCTGTCCGCCCGCGCCCGGGATGAGTGTGTAGGTCGCCATGTTCATCGTCCTCCGTAGTGCGGCGGCAGCGAGACTAGCGAGCCCCGCGGACATTCCTTCCCACGAAGTCCTGAGCTAGGAGCCGGATACGTCTGACTGCCAGGACTCGCCCCGGCGTGTCGCTCGCTTCGAACGTGTGTTCGGGCTAGCTTGTCGTCTCGTGCTGATCGATGAACCGGTCTCGGCGGAGACCACGCCCACGGGCCGCCCCTCCCAGATCACCGGCCCCCGAGGTCGCTACCACGTGCGCCGAGTCCTCGAAGAATGGCAGGCCCCGGGCCAGGCGAGGTTCTACCGCCTCCAGGTGGCGACACCGGACGGCCCCGCGATCGCCGAGGTCATCGCTCCCCATAAGCCCGGTCCGTGGACCCTCCACCAAGTCTGGCCCTGACCCTCCCAGACCAGTACACGCCTTCCTCCCCGCAACTCGGCCGTCCCGAACGCCCCGCGCCCTCTCGCGCGGGGCGCTCGTCATCCTGGGGCTGGGTGTACGCACCTGATCGGACGTGTCAACGTCCCAGGCGCGTGGGGGTGTCGGCACGGCGCCGACACAGATTCCGGACTCCGACTTCGACCAGTCCGGTGGCGACGCCGACCCGGGCGGTGGGCCGGGCGCGAACGGCCCACTATGCCGACCAACGCCGTTTCGGCAGGCGTGGTCTGCGTGGCCTCGCGCTGCCGTGATCAACAGATCTTGATCGGCCTTCTTGTACGGTGCGGGCCTTGGCATGGCGTGCGCAGGAGGCGAGGATCTGCGCCATGGATTTGCTGGA is a genomic window of Actinomadura citrea containing:
- a CDS encoding TIGR03620 family F420-dependent LLM class oxidoreductase, translating into MTAVDEARAGLGRIGVGLVTPIAPADAWRSAAQRVERAGYGAIWVNEAIGGREVFTQLSVMLAATERIVLGSAIANLWARHPAAMQGAASVLADAHPGRLALGVGVSMGAIVEQSGQKWTSPLTRMREYLDGMDAAVEAAPVPEKPFPRLLAALGPKMQELARDRADGALPAAMPVEHTRQARERLGDDKLLVVMQTAILETDPVKARGLARGTQMLALPGSPYGRSLKALGYGDEAVSGGGSDEVIDACFNWGDEAAVAERIQGHLDAGADHVCVTVFTPDLASAADQYERLAPALL
- a CDS encoding alpha/beta fold hydrolase, with protein sequence MATYTLIPGAGGQAWYWHRLVPELRARGHEAVAVELPAGDDAAGLSKYADTVVEAIGDRTDIILVAQSMGGLTAPLVCERLPVDLLVLLNAMAPSPGETGGDWWGNTGQAKAMSDQAAREGRAPSAEFDVEECFFHDVPEDVKAVALAQEPPQSSTPFAEPWPLHKWPSTPTVFLQARDDRLFPLEFQRRVVGERLGITVDEMPGGHLVALSRPRELADRLEAYRAR
- a CDS encoding DUF4291 domain-containing protein, producing the protein MRTREIRACYDRDSITVYQAYAPEIGVPAARHGTFVPPFSRSRMTWIKPSFLWLMARSDWARKPGQETILAVRIARAGWEEALGLAVPTDPDRRVFRSSEDWRRRFAEAVVHVQWDPERSLDGRKLEARSIQIGLSRHIVDRYVDDWVLGIEDLTPLARKIQGLHKAGRIPQARALLPKERPYPLTPALTDRIGASEEPTTARRA
- a CDS encoding TetR/AcrR family transcriptional regulator; translated protein: MSGRPQRADARRNRERILEAAFEAFAADGRLVPLDDIARRAGVGAGTVYRHFPTKEALFQAVVTDRVERIVDEAQALVHAEEPGEAFYGFLMWVVERAMFNHALCDALAADLRALDACRTDEQFTAALAELLRRAQSVGEVRADVNVHDVRTLLVGAMLMERRQRPEGGPGRMTALVCDALRPVTKGDETSSGERNERRCEVCGKPLTSAPTGRPARYCAAACRQKAHRRRKTA